TTTTGATTTGATTATCGAATATAGGACATATACAGGCCTAATAGAACTTTTTGGAGAAGAGGCTTTACATAGAATAGATGAAATATATGCGGTACTTCATGTTCCCGTTGAGCAATTTTTTGCAGAAATTTCAAATGTAAGGTATGCCGAAATTCCATTATTGTTTGGACTTACAGATGTAACCAGTCTTGATGCATCAAGAGTATTGGATCTTAGGCAAACACCAGCTTTTAACCTAAGGGGAGAAGGAGTAATTATAGCTATTATTGATACTGGAATTGATTATACTAATCCTGTATTTATCAGACCGGACGGTACATCTAAAATTCTTTCTATCTGGGATCAAACAATCAATACCGGCCCCACTTACCAAGAGGCTAACTTTGGCACCATATATAGCAGGGAGCAGATAAACCAGGCACTTGCATCAGATGATCCTCTTTCAATTGTTCCCAGTATGGATGAAAATGGCCATGGAACCATGCTGGCCGGAATCGCTGCCGGTAATGATGTGGAGGAAGAAAATTTTTATGGAGTGGCCCCTGATGCTGATTTAATTATAGTTAAGCTTAGGGAAGCAAAACAAATTACCAGAAGGTTCTTTAGAGTTCCTAATAATGTAACATGTTTTCAAGAAAATCATATAATGTGGGCATTGAATTATTGCAATCAAGAGGCAAGAAGGTTAAACAGACCCTTAGTAATTTGCTTTGGAATAGGCAGCTCCCAAGGAGGACATACAGGGAGATCACCATTAAGTGTGGTTTTAAATATTGTCGCTGACCTTCCTGATACGGTGGTTGTAACTTCAGCAGGAAATGAAGGTAATCTGGGAAGGCATTATTATGGAGTAATTGATCCCACCATAGGGAGCAATACAGTTGAACTTAATGTTAGCGAAAACGATAAACAATTTGCTATGGAATTATGGGGAAATCCACCGGGTATATATTCCATTGATGTTTTGTCTCCTTCCGGTGAGTATATTCCCAGAATTCCGGCAAGCATAAGAGTAGGCCGGGTAATTTCATTTATTTTTGAACAAACCACTCTATATGTTGATTATAGCACGATAGAATCCCAGACAGGAGACCAGCTAATACTTATTCGTTTTGATAATGCTTCAGCTGGTATATGGAGATTTAATGTTTATGGCCACGGAGATTTGGCTACAGGTTTTCATATATGGCTTCCCATGGGAAATTTTATTTCAGAAAACACTTACTTTATACAGCCAAATATATTTACCACAGTACTGTCTCCCGGTACAACTACTTATCCCATAACCGTTACATCATATAATCCTGTTAACAATAATTTGTATGTAAATGCCGGCAGAGGTTACACCAGGAACAATACTATTAAACCTGAAATAGCAGCTCCCGGTGTCAATTATCTTGCCCCTAGTCTAAACCATACCTTTCAAGCATTTACCGGAACCTCTGTCTCGGCCGCCCATACAGCTGGTGTTGTAGCCTTGATTTTAGAATGGGGAACTGTTAGAGGCAATGAACCGGGTATGGATTCTAATGTACTTAAGAATCATTTAATTCGGGGAGCCAGAAGAAGTACCAATCTAACCTATCCCAATAGAGATTGGGGCTATGGGATTTTAGATGTATTTAAAGTTTTTGAAAATATGAGGGCAGACTTAGGTTTCTAAATATAATTGATAAATTAATTTATTAAAATATACCTGTTAAATGTATAAACTTTCCCATTTTACAAACAATAATATTAGACTAAAGTTTAGCAGCATTTAAATTAATTATATCTTATCGCAAAATGGAGGAAGATTATATATGAAAGCTACAGGTATTGTAAGAAGAATAGATGATTTAGGTCGTGTTGTTGTACCTAAGGAAATTAGACGCACCTTAAGAATTAGAGAAGGTGATCCCTTGGAAATATTTACAGACAGGGAAGGAGAGATTATTCTAAAAAAATACTCACCCATCGGAGAGCTTGGGCAATTTGCAAAACAATATGCGGATTCATTAAACCAAACCACCGGATATATAGTTGCAATTACTGATAAAGATCAATTTATTGCCGTTGCAGGTTCTATAAAAAAAGATTTACTAGGAAAAGGTATTAGCCGTGAATTAGAGGAATTAATTAATGAAAGAGAGACTGCTATTGCTTCTAATGAAGAAAAAAACTTTTTAAAGATAACTAATGATGATGACACTGAATTTACCTATCAAGTAATATGTCCAATAATCAGTGAAGGAGATGCAATCGGTTCTGTTATTATTCTTACAAGAGATGAAAAGGTTAAATTTGGGGATACGGAAATAAAATTGGCAAGTACTGCAGCAGCATTTTTAGGCAGGCAGATGGAGCAATAAGTAATTTAGCTGTCAAGATAGGCAAAAAGCTTGGCAGCTTTTTCTTTTTAACTATTTAGAGGTTTACTTGCTGCTTTTATTTGCTATAATATGCTATAGACTGGTAATAAAGGCTGTTAACTAAAGAAATCTTTGAATAAGGGAGATTATAATGGACAAGACCTATAGTTTTAATGAGTTTATGGATATTATTAGGAAATTAAGAAGTAAGGAGGGCTGTCCTTGGGATAGGGAGCAAACCCATGAAAGCTTAAGGCAGTGTTTAATAGAAGAAGCATATGAAGTAATTGAAGCAATTAATAATCAAGATAGTAAAAATTTATGTGAAGAGCTGGGAGATTTACTTCTTCAAGTGGCAATGCATAGTGTTATTGCTGAGGAAACTGGAGAATTTACTGTTGAAGATGTAATTTCTGAAGAAAGCAGGAAGATGATTAGACGTCATCCCCATGTGTTTGGGAATCTTACTGCAGATAGCACAAAGGAAGTATTAAAAAACTGGGAAGATATTAAAGCTTTGGAAAAAAGTCATGTTAATAATCCAGAACAAGATATAAAATCAGTTCCAAAAGCACTTCCTGCCCTTATACGAGCAAGAAAAGTTCAGGAAAAAGCTGTAAAGTACGGACTAGATCCGGGAAGTCCTGATAAAGCTTTAGATGATATTACAAAGGGGCTTGATATCCTAAGAAAAGCTATAGAAATAGGGGAAAAATCCCGTATAAATAATGATTTTGGTAACTTGTTATTTCAAATGATAAAATTATCGGTGGTTTTACAGATAAATGCAGAAAATTCCTTGACAAATGCTATTAATCAGTTTATAAATAGATTTATAGATGTCCTTTACCCTCAGGAGGGAAATGGCCATAATCTATGCGCTGTAACCCCCCATAAGCAGGAAGCTTTGTGGTGGGAAAAAAATTAATACATTAGAGGAGGAGCAAATACATGAACAAAGCAGAATTAGTAGCAGCTATCGCAGAAAGAACAGAGTTTTCTAAGAAGGATTCAGAAAAGGCTTTAAAGGCTTTTATTGATGTTGTTTCAGAGGAACTTGCAAAAGGTGGTAAAGTTCAATTAGTTGGTTTTGGTACATTCGAAGTTGTTGACAGACCTGCAAGAACAGGAAGAAATCCTTTAACCAATGAGCCTATGATGATTGCTGCTTCTAAGGCACCTAAGTTCAAAGCTGGTAAAGCTTTAAAAGACATTGTTAACGCATAGTTGACCAAATTAATGAAAGAGGCTGTTTTAAATTCCGTATCTCTTAGGGGGTGTAGGGTGTTTAAAGCAGCTTTTTACTTAAGAATGGAGTTTATTATGAGATTAGATAAATTTTTAAAGGTATCTAGACTTATTAAAAGGAGAACTGTGGCCAATGAAGCCTGCGATGCAGGACGTGTATTAGTTAACGGTAAAGTTGCAAAAGCCTCAACGATTGTTAGAGTCGGTGATATTATTGAAATAGGCTTTGGTAGCAAAACTGTTAAGGTGGAGGTTCTGGAAGTTTTAGAAACCGTTAAAAAAGATGAAGCAAAAGAAATGATTAAGTATTTATAAGTCGTCATTAAGTAGAAAGTCTTCTCATATACTTAAAAAGGTAACTCTAGACTTGTTTTAGAGCAAGCTGTTTTAGGTATTAAATTAGAGGAGGCTTTTTTCTATGGAGGAAAGACAAGAGATTTTAAAGGGACATAAACTGCATATCAATGCCAGAAAAACTGCAACTATTACCGGTGTCAATGATGTATTATCTTTTGATGCGGGGGAGGTTTTATTGCAGACTGAGCAGGGAATATTGTTGATACGGGGAAGTGAATTACATGTAAACCGCCTAACTCTTGAAAAGGGAGAGGTGGATATTGATGGAAAAATTGATAGTATAACCTATTCGGATTCCACTAGCTATGGTAAGTCCGGTGAATCCTTATTAGGCAGGCTGTTTAAATAGGAGGCCTGTATGAGTCAAGAGATTATAATAGAACTACAGTTTTTTTGGGTTTCCATCCTTTGGGGAGCCTTAATACTTCTGGCATATGATCAATTAAGGGTTATTAGGAGGATAATAAGCCATA
This genomic interval from Herbinix luporum contains the following:
- a CDS encoding S8 family peptidase, whose product is MTIIDRDRIIGEDFFDLIIEYRTYTGLIELFGEEALHRIDEIYAVLHVPVEQFFAEISNVRYAEIPLLFGLTDVTSLDASRVLDLRQTPAFNLRGEGVIIAIIDTGIDYTNPVFIRPDGTSKILSIWDQTINTGPTYQEANFGTIYSREQINQALASDDPLSIVPSMDENGHGTMLAGIAAGNDVEEENFYGVAPDADLIIVKLREAKQITRRFFRVPNNVTCFQENHIMWALNYCNQEARRLNRPLVICFGIGSSQGGHTGRSPLSVVLNIVADLPDTVVVTSAGNEGNLGRHYYGVIDPTIGSNTVELNVSENDKQFAMELWGNPPGIYSIDVLSPSGEYIPRIPASIRVGRVISFIFEQTTLYVDYSTIESQTGDQLILIRFDNASAGIWRFNVYGHGDLATGFHIWLPMGNFISENTYFIQPNIFTTVLSPGTTTYPITVTSYNPVNNNLYVNAGRGYTRNNTIKPEIAAPGVNYLAPSLNHTFQAFTGTSVSAAHTAGVVALILEWGTVRGNEPGMDSNVLKNHLIRGARRSTNLTYPNRDWGYGILDVFKVFENMRADLGF
- the spoVT gene encoding stage V sporulation protein T, which produces MKATGIVRRIDDLGRVVVPKEIRRTLRIREGDPLEIFTDREGEIILKKYSPIGELGQFAKQYADSLNQTTGYIVAITDKDQFIAVAGSIKKDLLGKGISRELEELINERETAIASNEEKNFLKITNDDDTEFTYQVICPIISEGDAIGSVIILTRDEKVKFGDTEIKLASTAAAFLGRQMEQ
- the mazG gene encoding nucleoside triphosphate pyrophosphohydrolase — its product is MDKTYSFNEFMDIIRKLRSKEGCPWDREQTHESLRQCLIEEAYEVIEAINNQDSKNLCEELGDLLLQVAMHSVIAEETGEFTVEDVISEESRKMIRRHPHVFGNLTADSTKEVLKNWEDIKALEKSHVNNPEQDIKSVPKALPALIRARKVQEKAVKYGLDPGSPDKALDDITKGLDILRKAIEIGEKSRINNDFGNLLFQMIKLSVVLQINAENSLTNAINQFINRFIDVLYPQEGNGHNLCAVTPHKQEALWWEKN
- a CDS encoding HU family DNA-binding protein; amino-acid sequence: MNKAELVAAIAERTEFSKKDSEKALKAFIDVVSEELAKGGKVQLVGFGTFEVVDRPARTGRNPLTNEPMMIAASKAPKFKAGKALKDIVNA
- a CDS encoding RNA-binding S4 domain-containing protein, with amino-acid sequence MRLDKFLKVSRLIKRRTVANEACDAGRVLVNGKVAKASTIVRVGDIIEIGFGSKTVKVEVLEVLETVKKDEAKEMIKYL
- the yabP gene encoding sporulation protein YabP; translation: MEERQEILKGHKLHINARKTATITGVNDVLSFDAGEVLLQTEQGILLIRGSELHVNRLTLEKGEVDIDGKIDSITYSDSTSYGKSGESLLGRLFK